The sequence ACTAGAGAAATTGATTTTCATTCTTGGATCAGGTGATCATGTTGTTCTTATTTCAGGAAAACAGCTGTCAAACACACTGATGGCTAGAACCAAAACAAGTCTGGTATCTAGAGAAGGAAAGATGCACTGATTCATTGGTTCCTGCAGCTGGTGTGCCTGTATCTTGAATCTATTCCTTGGATTGAATTAAGAGATGAATTAATCTCTCCATTAAACCCAGTTGGCATCAGATCACTCTGCCTAATTCAAAAATAGTGGCGCTCTCTTAAAACAAAACCCTGCTTCTGCATTCAGTTGGCAGAACAGTAGAtacacaatgggaccctgatcaaTGTCAATGGATGTGATAAAGAGGTGGAGGGGATAATCTGAATTACGGGATAGGTCCCATATGACTTCCAGATCATTAAAAGCACACATGGGATTGAACAGGCATACACAGCCACAGGAATTACCACATGGCTCTGGCTTGGTCTCTTCTGCACTGATCTACCATACTGTACACTTTGAAAGTGAGCAGGGGAACGAGTTGCTGATTGTATTTAAAGGGAGCAAAACCAGTCCCAGAGATTGCTTCAATAGTATTTCAAGTGGTTAACTATCTCCCTCTCCTCAAAGTGGTCAGATTTAttgtcccttcctcccccacatgAGCCTCTTCTAAATCCTTGGGCTTTCAAGGCAGGTACTGGTGTCCAGGGGTTTGAGGATGGACAGCTCAGCTCTACCCTTTCTACTGAAGGAGATCCAGATGGGCCTGCAATTCCCCTGTAGACCTCAGCCTGGGATATCAATAGAGATCCTTTAAAAGGCTTGTTGTAGAGATGGTGGCAGTCGGAAAGAGCGGGATCCAATGACTCCTCACTGCCATCAGCAGTATCTGTGCTGAGTCCACTATCCTCCACCATCTACACTGAGGGGAGTGAGAAGATGTGACTGAGCTCAACAGTCAAAAAGAGGGTTGGTGGTATGAACTCCAAGGACTTAACAGCAATCTTCCATCTAGCAAGCTGTCCTTCTAGCATCAAGATGGGAGTGGGAACTGCTTGCCCTAGTTTTTCCAATCCTgcccaggagaggtggggggggggggggggggggctaaagcAACCCTGTTTAGACTGGCTGAGAGAGACTGCACCCTGCCCATAAAGCCAGTCAAGCTCCACAATGAGACACTATAAGCAAGTGAAGCAAGAACAGACCCTTCCATTTGCCTCTGGCTTTTCTCAGCCTTGCTCAGTCTCTGAAAATGCACCAAACACTGCAAATGCTTAAGATGGAGAAAAAGCTGAGGGGACAATCTCCCTAAAATGCAAATGAAGCCCTAGAACAGAGACAGGAATCAGTCAGCCAATCTGCTGAGCCAAAACATTAGTCAGAAATTTGAAATGAAGTCGGGAATTTTCCCTCAGAAAATCTCTGCAGCAGGGAGGTCTGGCTGTGCCATCTGCCACCGTGGGTGCACATAACGGGCAGAATTTCAGGGAGCAGGGCATTTGCCAGCTACTAGTGACTGACAGGCCCAGTTCTGCACCCAAGCTGAAATACAGATGGTAATAAATTGGTATGATGAATAAAGTTCCCTGAAACAAATGAAGATAATCAGTATAAAATTTGGCTCGTTCCTCCCAGTTACAATACATTTGAACAAAAGGTACAGGTTCCCTAACAGCGGTCCTTTCAGTAAGTGGACAGGCAGGATGATTTAGTCATCACAGCTGAATCTTCTCCAAAGGATAGTTCGAGCATTCTAAAGTTAATGCCCACATTTTATCTGTTGTGACACCCAGCCAATTCACAGGTAATTGGTATTAGGAGAAAACAGCACAAGCAAAGACAGGACCGATGTATGTAGTAAAAGCCTTCTGTGCCATGCCTCCAGCTAAATTTTAAGAACTCAACCATGTTAGGTGTTCAAGATCCTGTTTGGGCACTCGGGGGAAAAGataaaggggaagggggggaaatggtTTATGAATTCCTGCTCACTACAGGCTCTATGAAACTGTTAATTAAAAATCAGATCCTGAATTGCTGGAAATTGAGGCATATAAGGATTACAAAAGTCAATAGACCCGATCCAAACCAATGGAGCAGGAAGGATGTGTCGGTAAtgcatatatattttcttttttcaaaagtcAGTAGGACTGTAAAattatttataaattatttaaatatataataagTTTTGCAAATAAGCTGAATACCAAAGAAAATTTTTCAGTCCCTGTGGTGACTCGCAACTCCACACAAGGGAAATGGAAACCTACAGTACATTGTACACTGGGGAGAAAAGGTAGAAAGTTACATTTTTGCTACATGCTCTAAGGGAGTTTGTTTGAATATTCAACAGTGTCCAAAAAATCTTGTTTAAAGCAATGAGACCAATCTGCATTTTTAAAGCTATAGTCACTTCACATCATGCCTATCAGACCATATAATGAATACAAATGTCAAAAATCAATTTTACACAGCACAGAATGAAAATTAAATTCTCCAGAGCCCCATTCTGCTTTCAACCGTTAAACTCAAAATACATCattaaaaagacacacaaactaatGCTAGCACGTGAAAATATTTCCTTGAATATGTTAGTCTTTATTCAACTTTTTAGTTATGACTCTTCCATTCAGAAGCTGGAGAGAATCTTTCCATTAGTTTGTCTCACTGGTTAATTCTGGATAAAAAGATTTTGCAGAATTTgacattaatttaatttttcatttatattCGGTTATTCAAAGTTTACATAACCTTTTCAAAGTTGTACCTTACAATGTATGGAACTtaagattaaaataaaactctACTTTTAACATAACATTTTCTATTATGTAAAAATATTCTACGTATGTTTAACACATCAAGAATGTTAGGCATTTATTTTGTTGAGGGAAAACTATTTTATGCATGTTTCAGTATAAAAAACAACTAATTGTTTAGTTATCAATGTGTCCATTAAATGGGGTGCCACAAAGTGTTTAATTTCCGCAACTACAGTATAATACTGCATTTACAAATACAGAATAACTAttcaaacagttttaaacaacTGCAAATTTGAGATGCTGCTTACTTTTTCTCCCATTGTGGCAACTTTACATCTTTGAAAGAATGAGTGCTTAATTATCAAAACTATTATAAAAATAGCAGCATTCTACTAAAACATGAAAAGCAGACCCATGCATTAGGAGTTTGAATGCAGATTTCTGCCTTTCTTTTAGATTATCAAAATCTTTTCAAGTTAACTTCAAGGCAAGGGGTATACAGAAAGACACTGCATAGTATGATTGGACACTAATCTGAACTGGGTATGTAATCAAAATCCATGATAATTACAGGGTAaacaattttatttcaaaatacaagTTTAACTGGAAATGTAATGATGAAAGCGTAAGAGGCAAAAATGCAGACTTTTACAGCAGATATTACTCTGTCTCACTTCCATCCAGATGTAAGAGCTCTAATTTGTGAAAAGACAAAATAGTTGTGGCATTTCATTTAGCCTTTAAGATAATCCAGCATTATGTTTCTAAAGaaatataaatactttaaaacaaacactgaaaataaattcTCATTTGATGTAATAAGCTACACTCATTATTGATGTTTCAGTCTTCTTAAAAGAAAGGGATTTTACCCAATATATCAATGTAGAATAATCCGTGGAGGAAAAAAGTTGGAATGTAAACCTCAACTCAATTTAGATCTGTaagtagggggggaaaaaaaaagagagcacaGTGAGACAGATAATTTTGACCATGTGAGCAAACAAACAATTCTACCTTTAAGATGTATTTTAATAACTTCTTATCTTAGAGAACAGGAGATTCACAACtcatttcacaatttttttttttgcccccagtTTCCTTTGCCCCTTTCCTCCCAACTCATCTCTTCTAGAGAAGTTAATGATCAATGTAAAATCATCGCAATGAGTAAACAGTAAAATGCAAACAGGCAGGGCTATGATTTTCCtgaagaagcaaaaagaaaaataatctgaGTTATAAGGTAAAGTTCCAAATCAAAACACAAATATAGTTTAAGAAGTTACTGGCAAAATGAACTTGTTTCTGTTTAAATCTTCCTACTACAAAGATGCTCCAGCATACAAATCACATAACTTTTTCACACTAACTGTGAATTTGAGCTCATTTTACTCACCACGTCTGTAACTGGATTAAAGAGAAACTACAAGCATGCTAACACGTCACAGTGTTTCTTCATACTGTTTTATTCTGCCCTCTTATCCTTTGGGAAGAAATCTTGTTCTCTGCCTGCTACACCTAACTTATAGGTATTGTACCCATCTTATACTCTATAAATGATTAATAACCAGTCTCAGCTgcactttaaaatacatttttccccaCTTAAAACTCCATGCTCATATGGCACACTGTTTTCAGAATTTGCCTGAAGAGTCAGAGGATGGGATTTTGAGTCATTGTTCATTTTGAGGGTGACTTatccactagagcagtggttttcatccTGGGGTCCGCTGACTAcatctaagattttcaaaggggtcccctacctccatttgaaatattttaggggtccacaaatgaaaaaaggttgagaaccactgcactagagctCTGAAATTGTCACATTAACTTGATTAATCTATAGTGACTGCTGAAGTTGACTACATTCCTGCAACCATAATGTGGTAATTTATTTCTAGCTCCCATAAACAGTGTTAAAGATCAAACTTTGACAGGTATGAAATTCTGTTATTAAAAATCTGAAGCAATATTCACTGTATGACAGCCTACAAATCTTTGATCTAGGACTATACAGAGGTCTGCAAGAAGTGCCATAACTCCAAGGACAGGATTTTTGACCAATTTCACTTAGTCACTGGACAGCCTTTGAGAAATAATATCTAGCCTCGTTAAAGACTTCAAAGCTTTAATACATTATGCAACCTAAATTAAGTAGTAAACAAAGCAGTATTATCAAGAGTTGGTGCTTTAAATATAAATGTAGTATTCTTATTACTTACATCATCAATGTCCTCATCATCATCTCCAATATCATCAAACTGGATTTCATCATCATCACCAGGTCCAAATGTGTCTGTTTCATTGATTTTAGCTAAAtagagagtttaaaaaaagttaatgaaCATATTAGAAACTGACAATTCTCTGTGGGCTACTGACCACATTTGTGTCTACTGACTTCCTATCTGATCTTGAAAGATTCTTACCATGTTCTGGAAGTTCCCCATATGCCTTCAGACTTCTGGCTTCATCTGCATTGTATTTTAGAATGACATCAGCCTTGTTATCCTAAGTAAGAGAACATTTGACAGCATTAGTCAGCATTGTGGACATGTTTCCACCTCCTAAAATGACAGGTTAGCAAGGTGTTTGTTAGTTGGACAGTTGAATCTTTTTCAATTCTTATGTCCTGAAATCACCCCCGAAATCTTTAGTTCTCAACTTTTCTTCAATTTGCCACTACAAGTGAAAGAGGTAAACCCCACTATACAGAACATTATAAGTCTTCCCTCCCTGAAGTCCAATTTTTGTTAAGCATTCTAAACTGTTTTTTCAAGGTACATCTACATTTGTCATATCACAACGCTAAAGCTTTAGCTAGCATTAGCAGTCtaaattttatctctgcagctgtgtaataaaatatttctaaatggGTTGTTAATTTGTTGAAAGTCTATTTTGAAGAAATATAATTCTCTTCATAATTCCATTAGCAACAAAATTCACATTCCACTGCACTAACTGAACGTATATTTGTTATGAAAACAGCCCATTAAAAGTCTGATACAACTGCCATTCACTGGACTCAACATATAGTTACTATAGGAAACTATTAGAGccacacattttaaagaaaaaactaatGTAGTCTCTGGATTCAGTGACAGATTAAGGCAGGATTCTTCGAACAGCAAAGGACTCAAAGAATACATTTATCTGAGTGAAATGGCTGGTGTGATAGACATGGCaattttctgcaatatccttgacAAACCTTAAGGAATTAAATCGAAGTGTCTTTgaagtccattgtattaaatgcaaaggttatGTATTGTTGTGAGCCCTAGAAATGTTATGAACTTCAAAGAACTATACTGAACAATGGGCCacacaagaatggacttttggtcAAACAATGTAAAGTGGTTTGCCTGGGGAATCTCGAAGGGGAAATGAAAGCAAATTCTCATCTCTGGTTATGAAAAAGCCCAGTCTTTGAAGCTACACCCTGAGGGGACCATTGTCTACTGAGTTCTTGTTCCCAGAATCTAAAGAGTAAAGGCCCAAGATGTGTAAAGGAAAGACTATCCGTGTGTGTGGTTGTTTTGTGCTAAAGCTATCATGAACTTAAAACAAAACTCTggggcctgtttaggcagtctggcttgatGGAAATATCACATTGTAGTCAGGGGAGTGAGGTCCAGGAGAGTGCAGCCTGGAGAGTGATGGccaggtctccacccaagagagtgAGGGAAAGCAGCCAGAAGCCTAACAGTGGgagcccttgctggaccacaaagggagaaatacaggtgcagttacacTGAACTGTGACGGATGGCACCCTACCAGACTACTGGAGCACTTTGCTCCATTTGCCAGTGAAATGCACAGGAGCAGCTCACCAAGCAGCAATTTCTGAAAAGGTCAGAGGCATTCTGATGCCACAGGGCATTTTCCGCCCACACTAAAGGGGCAATGCAATTTGGATGAAAATTGGTCCACTTACCCATCAAGGAATTTGCCTTGtattacaaatataaaaataaccaAATATGAAACATATTTAACTTGATACAGTTAAACACACAGTAAGTGCCAGATAAATAGAAATTATTTGCACAATGCTCTTTAGCAGACTTTTAGTGCCATTTAAGTCATAAACCATGCTATGCACTATAACACATACAAGTGCTAAATCAAGAAGAATATTTACCTGGTAGTCTCTTAAGCCAACCAATATAATATCAGATGTATTTATCCAAACCTGAAAGCCAGAAACAAGGAACATTTGTTAAAAACCCTCTCTACAAATCCACATTTGTCCATCTGCAATTTAACAGCAATAAGTTCAAACACTATACTTGTGGATCTACTAAAATATTAAAACTTAAAGTGCAGACACTATTTTTCCTAAACAAGACGACAAAGACATCCCCACTTCCTAACACTTGGTTTCAATATTATATTACATAACAGCTGGTGCGGGTAATAGTTGACCAAGAATGTTACAGAACTCCATCACTACAGGGAATCAAGTGATTTAGAGGTCTCCAGCCCTATGGATGGCTACTAAATCATTAAATTTGGGTAGGCCAAAGGAAGTCTGTAACCATTTTATTGACCGAGTTTCACAAAGGGACTGTGCGCAGAAAAGTAAAACTTCACAGTAAAGTGAATGTGAGGAAGAAGCCAAGCAGAAGAAAAAATGCAAGAATTCTAACCTGAACTGTTTCCGTGAATGACTATGTTAAAGTGATTTTCTAAAAGTTGAATTATTTTATTCATTGAAGAGATACTACGAACAGGTCATTTTTCAAAGATGACAAATTCACATCAAGGGAAATGAAGATTAAAAATACGTTGAACTATTCACTGTGCATTATTCCAGTGGTTTGTGTTGTTTTGGAGGTCTGCAATAAGGAAAAAGAGTCTTTCCTTATACTCAGCTTTAAttaactctttgaggcagggaccattcATTaagcatttgtacagtgcctagcacggtAAAGGATCCCTGACTTGAAGCCCCTGAGCACTACtgcaattcaaataaataatGTAGTAACTGGTATAAATATGATATTGCATTAAATATTTATGAATTAAGTTTACTGGAATCCTAAATACTTACTGACATCTGGTAATgcaagggttctcaacctttttctttctgaggcctgtcccaacatgctataaaaacttcacGGCCCACCTGTATCATAACAACTAGTGTTCTGcatgtaaaagccagggctggcgctAGGGGGTaccaagcagggcaactgcctagGGCCTCATGCCACAGGTGCCCTGGCAGAGCTACATTGCCCAGGCTTCGTCTTCAGCCTCAGGAGGTAGAGCTCTGGGCCCCTTGAGACAGGGCATTGGCTTtccgccctgggccccagcaagtctaatgctagctctgcttggcagccctcctgaaacctgcttgcggctCGGAcacctagttgagaaccactactgTAATGCATGGCGCGAATGGGAGGCTTTTTTGTACCATAACAGGGAGAGAACTTCAGTGAGAAAGGTGCATCTCCTATCACTTACACAGACAGGGATGCAGACTATGTAGAAATCAGCCACACAGCTTCATAAGATCTATTGCAGATGCAGATATTAGAGACAGATTTGTGTTTGTGGTAGGACTTGTTAGGCTCCTTGCTTAAATGGATTTTTCCCAAATAGAGCATACACCATAAAAAAAGACTCAGGGAACTGGATTTTATGTCTTTATCTAGATGTGTGTTAATGAAATGAAAGACACAATTTAGTCAACTGATCACATGTCCTGCCTGTTAGTGTaaattctttctttttgtttttactgtactTAACTTTCCTCTGCAAGCCTGACTGGCAACCAGGGGAACCTTAAATTACCATTATCGTAagtacataactggttggaaaaccattcctaaagagtagttatcagtggttcacagtcaagctggaagggcatatcaagttaggtctcacagggatcagttctgttcaatatattcatcagtgatttagataatagcactgagagtacacttataaagtttgtagaccataccaagctgggaggcgttgcaagtgctttggaggataggaataaaattcaaaatgatctggaaaaactgggAAATGGTaagaagtaaacaggatgaaattcaataaggacaaatgcaaagtattccacttaggacggatcagttgcacacatacaaaatgggaaatgactgcctatgaaggagtactgcagaaagggatctgggggttaaaGCAGATCACAAGTTAAATGTctgtcaacagtgtaacaccactacaaaaaaagcaagcatcattctgggatgtattagcaggagtgttgtaagcaagacacgagaagtaattcttgtgccatgctgattaggccttaactggagtattgttctgggtgccacatttcaggaaagatatggacaatttggagaaagagcaacaaaaatgattaaaggtctagaaaacaagacctatgaaggaagattgaaaaaattgggtttgtttagtctggaaaagagaaaactcaggggggggacatgataacagttttcaagtacataaaaggttgttacaaggaggggggagaaaaattgttctcgttaacctctgaggataggacaagaagcaatgggcttaaattgcagcaagggtggtttaagttggacattgggaaaaacttcctaactgccagggtggttaaatactggaataaattgccagggaagctgtggaatctccatcattggagatttttaagagcaggttagaaaaacacctgtcaaggatggtctagataatacttaatcctgccatgagtgcagggtactggactagatgacctctcgaggttccttccagtcctacgattaaGGTTAGTTGAGTAGAATAGAGTGGAGTTACAAAAGCAGTCACTACACAGCCActttaatattcaaaatgtgtcAACGAATTTAGTGGATTGTGCTGGGGTGCCTTTTTCCACAACttccagcccccgctcccccaaCTTGATTGAGAACACAACATGAAGTTCTGATTGTGTTTCGTAGCCTAGAAATATCTTGATTTATCTTCATTCACccactgtcaaaaaaaaaatccactcaagTCTTCTTTAAATCAGCAGCCTGAAAGTGGCACTACTTTCCTCATATGATTGTCACAATATATTTGAAGAAAAATTTCAGAGATTTTGGGCTTGAGTCTCAGTTATGCTatgaaaacaacaagaagtccggtggcaccttaaagactaacagatttatttgagcataagcttttgtgggtaaaaacctcacttcttcagatgcatgggacACTGCAGACTACATTGACAGGGTGGAGCCTTAAAGTGGATGTAAATGGAGCTGAACTGAGATTCAAGCCTTTTATTTATAAGCATCTTGATTGGCAATCAGCATTTTACTAAactggccctcctaatttcagaCTACAAAAAAACATTCTCAGTTTGATTAACATTAAAACTTTTCTGTATTCACTGGTCAAAATCTTTGTTAATTCAGAGATAGCATTGACCACAAGGGTCTTAGACCTTCCCGGAACGTTTCATGCCCCTAAACTTTAACCTCAGAAACctggaaatacagagttaaggtacaCAGAGATGCCCCACCCAGAGATGACTAGGACTATTGCGGATATACTGTAAGTATGTTTCACAGTCAGTGCTACCCTATAATAAACAGACGAGGAATGACTGAGTGTGCCATTTTCTGAACTGTATTCTCAGCTGCATGCATGAATTCCAACTACTCTTCACTATGTTAGGATAGCTGTAGTGACTGATTCGGGGATTACTTGCAGCTGGCACAGATTAGATTGATATGAAAAGAGGTGCATCTGGTGGTTTGT is a genomic window of Lepidochelys kempii isolate rLepKem1 chromosome 1, rLepKem1.hap2, whole genome shotgun sequence containing:
- the EIF1AX gene encoding eukaryotic translation initiation factor 1A, X-chromosomal, giving the protein MPKNKGKGGKNRRRGKNENESEKRELVFKEDGQEYAQVIKMLGNGRLEALCFDGVKRLCHIRGKLRKKVWINTSDIILVGLRDYQDNKADVILKYNADEARSLKAYGELPEHAKINETDTFGPGDDDEIQFDDIGDDDEDIDDI